The Clostridium sp. DL-VIII DNA window TAAAAGAAAAGTTAGAAGAAAAGATTCCACAGAAAATGATTGATACATTTCAAAAAGCCTTTGAAAAAGGATTTTATTATGTATTTGAAAATGGGACTATAATAATAGAAAAAAGCTATAATTCTGAAAGATTGAAAGATGAAGCAGATACAAATGAATATATCTTGTCTAAAAAAATAAATAATAAAAATTTAAGTAGAATTGATAATAAGGTGAAAAAGGGTATTCTTATAAATAAAGGAATCACAACAGTAGAGGGCACTGTACTTGGAGTGTTCGGAATAGGACTTCCAGATATACCTGTTTTTATAGGAATGTTATTGAAAACTGTGTATGAAATATGTTTAAGCTATGGCTTTGATTATAATTCAAAGGAAGAAAAGGCATTCATTTTAAATATAA harbors:
- a CDS encoding EcsC family protein, which translates into the protein MNYSDIKKERILRNQKKKLLKREEKFLNKKENEYIKNKISPIKEKLEEKIPQKMIDTFQKAFEKGFYYVFENGTIIIEKSYNSERLKDEADTNEYILSKKINNKNLSRIDNKVKKGILINKGITTVEGTVLGVFGIGLPDIPVFIGMLLKTVYEICLSYGFDYNSKEEKAFILNIISASADKTEKRIAYFNEADRIGYSIDNNLDANIDINEMIKDASRNLSENIILAKVIQGVPLIGAYGGISNYKLIRDISEAASIKYKKRLLSKL